The Limnothrix sp. FACHB-406 genome contains a region encoding:
- a CDS encoding DUF167 domain-containing protein gives MKLAVKVKPNSKQQKIVEEADGGLTIFLKSPPIDGKANRELIQLLATHLGVSKSAITIKVGQAGRQKIIEVAD, from the coding sequence ATGAAACTGGCCGTAAAAGTCAAACCCAACAGCAAACAACAGAAAATTGTTGAAGAAGCCGATGGGGGGCTAACCATTTTCTTAAAATCTCCCCCGATCGATGGCAAGGCTAATCGCGAGTTAATTCAACTCCTCGCGACCCACTTAGGCGTTAGCAAATCAGCAATCACGATCAAAGTTGGCCAAGCGGGTCGCCAGAAAATCATTGAAGTTGCAGACTAG